One Carassius carassius chromosome 20, fCarCar2.1, whole genome shotgun sequence DNA segment encodes these proteins:
- the higd1a gene encoding HIG1 domain family member 1A, mitochondrial, giving the protein MTVMEYEDNDSKFIRKAKENPFVPAGLAGFFGIVAYRLYKLKTRGDTKMSVHLIHMRVAAQGFVVGAMTLGVIYSMYKEYVLKPHDAQKALEQKAVEKK; this is encoded by the exons ATGACTGTCATGGAATATGAAGACAATGATTCCAAGTTCATCAGAAAAGCCAAAGAGaatccatttgtccctgcag GGTTGGCTGGGTTCTTTGGCATCGTGGCGTACAGACTGTACAAACTGAAGACCAGAGGAGACACGAAGATGTCCGTGCACCTGATTCACATGCGTGTGGCTGCGCAGGGCTTCGTGGTGGGAGCCATGACTTTAG GAGTGATCTACTCTATGTACAAAGAGTACGTTCTCAAACCTCACGATGCACAGAAAGCGTTAGAGCAGAAGGCAGTGGAAAAAAAGTGA